From the genome of Toxoplasma gondii ME49 chromosome XII, whole genome shotgun sequence:
GCTGCACCGAGACTCCTTCCTGGCTCCTCACCCGTTGGCTCTTCCGTGGTGAGACCAGAGCCCTCCACTCGCGTGTCGTCAGCAGTGTGTTTCGATTTTGTGCCCGGCGTTGGCACCTTATGTTGGACACCGTCTGTTAAGTTTTCTTCGGATCCTGAGATAGGAGGCTCTGTTTGCGCATTCGATTTATAATCTGCGTCTAACACAGGGACTGAACCTTGTGGCTTTTCCACACTTTCTGGATGCTGCTGCACATCAGCCGACGTTTGAGAGTTGAGATTTCCTAAGTTTTGGTGCGTTTGATCACCATCCAAGCCCTTGTCGTGGGAGTCTGGCTGACTTTCGTCGATGCCAGCCCCACCATGAGCACCTTCATCCTTTGGACCCTCAGGTGAGTGCGATTCGTGACGGTCACGCGTGGGGGCGGGCGAATCGCTGATGCCTCCTCCAGAAACGTTCTCTGTTGGTAGGTTAGGATCCGCGTGACTAGGAGGCTGTCCCGGCAGATGACTCTGATTATCACTGCCTCCTACAGAACCCGGTCCACCGCTAGGTCCACCTTCACCATCCCCATGTGGTTTGCTTGGCTCTGGTTCACTTGGAGCACCAACACCTGGGTTTTTCTtatcatcttcctcttcaccaTCTTCGGGACGCGGTCCAACTGGACCCGGAGAACTACCTGAATCTCCCGAACTAGGTGAGCCAGATGACGTTGGACTTGGCGTGCTGGTTTGCGAACTCGACTCAGATGCCAACACCGTTTTGAAGCGCACGCAAAAACTCAACCCACCACTCAAAAACTCTGCTGGAGGATTCGTAAATGTGTACATCACACGTTTTGCTGTCGATCCCTTCTGAATCACTGCCGAACTCTGCTCCTCACGAACCCACAACGGTGTCGAGTAGCCGGGAAAAGCATCGTTAAACTGGAATTTTTGCGTGAAGTCGCATGCTCCATTCTTGTAGCGATATGCTACCGTATACATTTCTGACGCGTTTATGTCAGTATTCTCGTTGGCCCTGGGGAGGTAGACGGCCTGGGCAGTTTCGTCAATGACCCGAAGAGTGGTGGATGGTCCTAAAAAAAAGACTTGCTCCACGTCTCTTGCGAGTCCCGTTTCCGGTATGGTGGCGGTGAAGTCAACCTCATCGGATCGTTCATTTGCCTCAGACGCGGAACAAGATAGAAGGGCGCCCACAAGCAAGGTCAGACACACAGCTCGAAGTATCTGTCCCTCCATGGCGACTCCGGATCGTAATACTGACAGAATACGATCGCCGACAGTCGCAAACGCCGCCAACCCTCCCCTAGTGTTTTCGATGAGAAATCAAGCGCCCGTTACTCCGTTTTGCAATGTTTTGTCGCAAATAAATGGGTTACATTTCTGCGTACAGGAAGCGCAGCTTAGACAATCACCATGACACTCACGTCGCTTCATCAGCTGTGGTGAGCGACGTAGAGGTTCAATGTGGGTGGGCGGAAAAGCAACGGGACGAAAAGCCCGTTGACTAGCTGTGCCCGGATTTTGGTGCGGCATGGAACTGATGGAAGGATGACAGGGTGATGCTGACGATGGAAAGATACATTCTCAGTATTAGCGTGTTGTGGTTAATGAAGAATAATCTGGAGTGAATAATCTCAGTTAAAACTCTCCTCATATGACTGTATATTTGGACAGTCATGTGACCGCGTATTCGCCACTGTCCGCCAATGTCACTCCGCGCTAACTGGCGGGTGAACGTCCAGAGAGACCGCCGCACTAAATAAGTCCTCTTGCGTTTTCTAGTACCGTGATACCGTTGTTGCAATCCGAAATTACGACTCGAAGCGGTACAATGAAGTAACACAGTCAGATGCTAATCGAAAGCAAGGTGATTAGGACACAACAGTAGTTTTTCTCGAAGCCGGaaggagatgcagagaaacaggaagccAGAGTACTTGCTGAAATATTGCAAGATATTTCAGCCTATGAGTGAGAAAGCTACGATTTACAGTATGTCAGAGAGACTACTCTAGTTGTAACCGCCACGTGAGTGGTAGACCAGTGGGAAGTTACAATATGCGCAGACGAATTAGCCTTTGTATGGCCATCTGACCTCACTGGTAACGTCGAGAAGTAGTTTTCCGTTGAAGTGTCTAGTTTTCACGCTTTAGTTCACGCCTCTTGTGTGTTGGAATTCTTCGCCGCCGTTTCCGACCCTTCAGGTATTTTGATACGCAGCCAATTCGGGGGCTTTGTCGAGTACAGTTCTGAAAAGCTGCTGTGTGCGAGAGGGGGAGAGTACACCGATTGAGAAAACAGTGAAACTATAGATCAAAATCATGTACACATTCAGAGAGGTGACCCATCcacaagacagaaaacgcttgcttgcgttttcttttaGGAAAACCCTGCGCCGCTATAGGCTACGGAACACTGCCCTGAGTACCAGAAGGCGCTGGTGTTGAGAACCGATACTTAATCGATAATAACGAGTACAACCCAAGGTCTAGCATCGCGCTAGTGCAGCAAAAgtgttcctctctcgagcGAAAGTCCATTCAGTCGCACGACGCTACAGCGCAGCCCCTACGATGGactcgcctctgcgtctgtaTCAGCTTTCGGCAATATCTGACGAAGCCTTGAATGCCTTGTCTATTTCCATTAATCCGTCCACTGACATTCGCATTAGGAACCATGCATTCACAAGGGCGCAGCCACCTGTGTAGCTGCCAGAGCAAGAACAAGAACTGACAGTCCACTGATTCCCCCTGCAACGCCCAACGCTGTGGAATGCACGATAATTGTTAAGTaagtttccttctctgtaGCAGACTCATTAAGGCGTCTCACTCGAGCGCCGTTTTGGTCCCCAGTACTACTCCTGCTCTCTTCACCGGCTTCGATGGGCTCATTTAGCCCTTCTCTGACTTGGATATTTTCCATCCTTGAGTGGTCATGAGGTTGCGTTGATGCTACTACATTGCCTGCTGTATGAGGCAGTGAAGCAGAAGATGATTTCTTCTCATCTGCTGAGATAGCTGGTCCATTTGCCAGGTCCCCGTTTGTCTCGTGGGCTTCTTCCACAGGCTGCGATGGCCGAGGTTCGACGTCGCTCGCACTCGGGTGCACACCAGGTTCCTTGCGGAGTTCCTGTCCATTTGCGTCGCTTTGTACGTTGTTCATGTCTTCCTGTTCCTGCTTGGCGCTCGAATGAGCTAAACTGTAGCTCGGCGCAGCAGTTGAAGGGGAACTGACAGGAAGCCGCGACAGAAAACCGGCCGGTTCCTCCTTATTTGGTAGGTCAGAATGGCCATTTGACTCCTGGTTCGTCCGCTCCACTTTTGTGACATCAGATCCTTCCTTTCGTGGAGTGTCAGCATCTTGCTTGGATTCTGCAACCTCTTCTGGAGACTCACGTTGTTTCGGGACAGTTACTTTTTCTTCAACGGAGATGGCAGGCTTCGCATCGGCTTTAGGATTCAACGGATCTACCTCAGGGTCTGAATTTGGCACATTTGGTACATTGGCTGAATCCCCAGTCTCACCAGGCAAAGTCTGAGAGTTTAcgtctcctttgtttccagCTGCATGGTCTTGCTGCGATTCCTGTTCTTCGGTGTCTTCGTGATTCTCGCCGACACCGCTCCCAGCACCGGCACTGTGTTCCCCTTGCCCACCTGGTGACTGCGGACTTTGATTCTCTGGCAGGGAAGTGGGGGAATCGCCGGTCGAACTGTCAGGAACACTCCCTGGTGGCGGGGATGCCTCTACACGGTCAGAAGGTCCACCCTCTGTGTGATGATTGCCACTATCCATGTCTCCTTCCGAATCCGGGGCGCCGCCAGGCTGACTTACATTCCCCCCAGATGGACTACTCGATCCCCCGTCATCCGCAGTATCATCTGTGGGAAaatccttcttctcctcctcttcttccggagTCGGATTAGATGGCTTGACAGAAGAATCTGAGTTTCCCAACGCAGTTGAGCCGGAGGACGGCGGACTTGGCGTGCTGGTCTGAAAACTCGATCCAGAGGGCAACACCGTCTTGAATCGCACACAAAAACTCAACCCTCTACCCAGATATTGAGCAGAAGGATTCGTGAAGGTGTACACCACAGACTTTGCTGATGATCCCTTCTCAATCGACTCCGAATCGCTTTCCTCACGAACCCATAGTGGTGACTCGTAGCCAGGAAAAACATCCTTGAAT
Proteins encoded in this window:
- a CDS encoding Toxoplasma gondii family A protein (encoded by transcript TGME49_278360~Signal peptide predicted by SignalP 2.0 HMM (probability 0.944) with cleavage site probability 0.423 at residue 23~Predicted trans-membrane domain (TMHMM2.0):586-609), coding for MEGQILRAVCLTLLVGALLSCSASEANERSDEVDFTATIPETGLARDVEQVFFLGPSTTLRVIDETAQAVYLPRANENTDINASEMYTVAYRYKNGACDFTQKFQFNDAFPGYSTPLWVREEQSSAVIQKGSTAKRVMYTFTNPPAEFLSGGLSFCVRFKTVLASESSSQTSTPSPTSSGSPSSGDSGSSPGPVGPRPEDGEEEDDKKNPGVGAPSEPEPSKPHGDGEGGPSGGPGSVGGSDNQSHLPGQPPSHADPNLPTENVSGGGISDSPAPTRDRHESHSPEGPKDEGAHGGAGIDESQPDSHDKGLDGDQTHQNLGNLNSQTSADVQQHPESVEKPQGSVPVLDADYKSNAQTEPPISGSEENLTDGVQHKVPTPGTKSKHTADDTRVEGSGLTTEEPTGEEPGRSLGAANQETENGFLSRHPVISPSAEDSSSSVTGPTLMQEQGDKEEVEGGTKQEAHHQGSEEHPPASSAEHSPPSKPPKETNEANGDVAHAPVALAEKHEHSDRAQVHVPANAVTSNQSIEDSPAENTEAIKGGSTHNEAGEELAVVLGEKSGAAVRRLADAADVEEAYLTIIVHSSAWGFTSGITTLSVLVLAVTATWLSVF
- a CDS encoding Toxoplasma gondii family A protein (encoded by transcript TGME49_278350~Signal peptide predicted by SignalP 2.0 HMM (probability 0.700) with cleavage site probability 0.596 at residue 23), which produces MKGQIHRAVCLTLLVGTVISCYASETNEHSGEADFITTIPKTGLIKNVEQVFSLGPSSTLRVVDDTGKAIYLPKATESTDQNSSETYTTAYPYRHGGCDFTEKILFKDVFPGYESPLWVREESDSESIEKGSSAKSVVYTFTNPSAQYLGRGLSFCVRFKTVLPSGSSFQTSTPSPPSSGSTALGNSDSSVKPSNPTPEEEEEKKDFPTDDTADDGGSSSPSGGNVSQPGGAPDSEGDMDSGNHHTEGGPSDRVEASPPPGSVPDSSTGDSPTSLPENQSPQSPGGQGEHSAGAGSGVGENHEDTEEQESQQDHAAGNKGDVNSQTLPGETGDSANVPNVPNSDPEVDPLNPKADAKPAISVEEKVTVPKQRESPEEVAESKQDADTPRKEGSDVTKVERTNQESNGHSDLPNKEEPAGFLSRLPVSSPSTAAPSYSLAHSSAKQEQEDMNNVQSDANGQELRKEPGVHPSASDVEPRPSQPVEEAHETNGDLANGPAISADEKKSSSASLPHTAGNVVASTQPHDHSRMENIQVREGLNEPIEAGEESRSSTGDQNGARVRRLNESATEKETYLTIIVHSTALGVAGGISGLSVLVLALAATQVAAPL